A portion of the Paenibacillus hamazuiensis genome contains these proteins:
- a CDS encoding ATP-binding protein, with product MDILMKDHPFGQIVSITGMSVTIEIYQDVLANNLEQEKVLEAGKNIKFNVGTVGDIFLVGGPSTYNVMHFGIFEEIKLVSSFEQDPYSLHRSTEPKNKAIAVAKVIGYQDLKEKNELKFMRGAGHYPKFNAKCHLLSPEEKKQLFSLNEGTGITIGKASGVQEEDVSIHIDKFLGKHSVILGSTGSGKSCTVASIMQNVLKSHPYSHVVFFDPHDEYDNAFPNKRGGYKVNKIDSVDLHIPYWLLNFDEFQSVFLGEVDLYKNSNGIRILKETIVSLKEREHEKIKATVGEIAKVNINAPLYFSFADELLPTLIRLNKRTIWSSDNEPAIDLNTGDFLPSSGNTNIPRDGKMDKVHQDKNYYGELDQVIEKLQSIYSDRRYQFLFPNNFDVSTSFYRFMESLLSVPSGGKTTQLTIFDLSTLPSEVMPIIIGVVSRICFEYKLWDPNPKKLPLYLVFEEAHNYIPKESNSITRLPKKYLGRIAKEGRKYGINQLIISQRPSDLCETIVSQCSNFFVLRVTNPNDQAFINQVLPDHLNTLSSMIPFFQNGECLVAGECVTIPTKVNITPPSPEPNSSDVGFSSVWKRRLNNYNVRDTIHRWWDVE from the coding sequence ATGGATATTTTAATGAAGGATCATCCATTTGGACAGATTGTTTCGATTACTGGCATGAGCGTGACCATAGAAATTTATCAAGATGTGTTAGCAAATAATTTGGAACAAGAAAAAGTATTAGAAGCAGGAAAAAATATCAAGTTCAATGTAGGGACGGTTGGAGATATTTTTCTAGTAGGCGGACCTTCAACTTATAATGTAATGCATTTTGGTATTTTCGAGGAAATTAAGCTGGTTTCATCATTTGAACAAGACCCATATAGCCTCCATAGAAGTACTGAACCAAAGAATAAGGCTATTGCGGTTGCAAAAGTAATTGGCTATCAAGATCTAAAAGAAAAGAATGAACTAAAGTTTATGCGTGGAGCAGGACATTATCCAAAATTTAATGCAAAATGTCATTTATTATCTCCTGAGGAGAAAAAACAGCTTTTTTCATTAAATGAAGGCACTGGGATAACAATTGGAAAAGCATCCGGTGTTCAGGAAGAGGATGTTTCCATCCATATAGACAAGTTTCTTGGAAAACATTCTGTGATTTTGGGTTCAACTGGATCAGGGAAATCATGTACTGTAGCCAGTATCATGCAAAATGTCCTGAAAAGTCATCCTTACAGTCATGTTGTATTTTTTGATCCGCATGATGAGTATGACAATGCTTTTCCAAATAAAAGGGGCGGCTATAAAGTAAATAAGATTGATTCTGTAGATCTTCACATTCCGTACTGGCTATTAAATTTTGATGAATTTCAGTCTGTTTTTCTTGGTGAAGTGGACCTTTACAAGAATAGCAACGGTATCCGTATCTTGAAAGAAACCATAGTATCATTAAAAGAACGTGAACATGAGAAAATAAAAGCTACTGTTGGGGAGATTGCCAAGGTTAATATTAACGCTCCGCTCTATTTTTCCTTTGCGGATGAATTGTTACCTACTTTGATTAGATTAAATAAAAGGACAATTTGGAGTTCTGATAACGAGCCTGCTATTGACTTAAATACAGGTGATTTTTTGCCCAGTTCAGGCAATACCAACATTCCTAGAGACGGTAAGATGGACAAAGTTCATCAAGATAAAAATTATTATGGAGAACTGGACCAAGTAATCGAAAAGCTACAAAGTATATATTCAGATCGACGATACCAATTTTTGTTTCCGAATAACTTTGATGTCTCCACTTCATTCTATAGATTTATGGAAAGTTTATTGTCCGTTCCATCTGGTGGCAAAACAACTCAACTGACTATATTTGACTTATCTACACTACCTTCAGAAGTTATGCCAATCATCATCGGGGTCGTATCTCGTATATGTTTTGAGTACAAGTTATGGGATCCTAACCCAAAAAAACTACCACTATATCTTGTTTTTGAAGAAGCTCATAATTACATACCTAAAGAGTCGAATTCTATAACACGACTGCCTAAAAAGTATTTAGGTAGAATTGCAAAAGAGGGGCGTAAGTACGGAATTAACCAGCTAATCATCAGTCAAAGACCATCCGATCTATGTGAAACGATTGTATCCCAGTGTTCCAATTTTTTTGTTCTTCGGGTGACTAATCCCAATGATCAAGCTTTTATAAATCAAGTACTTCCAGATCATTTAAATACATTATCGAGTATGATTCCCTTTTTTCAAAATGGAGAGTGCTTGGTCGCGGGCGAATGTGTCACTATACCTACTAAGGTTAATATCACTCCGCCTTCCCCTGAACCAAACTCGAGTGATGTTGGATTTAGTTCGGTCTGGAAGAGAAGGCTTAACAACTATAATGTAAGAGACACAATTCATCGTTGGTGGGATGTTGAATAA
- a CDS encoding ATP-dependent nuclease, with protein sequence MSYFIKQISIEHYRGVKNKQVLLLAKRNHATFIVGPNNSGKSLLARLVRIFQYNLDGQVKNTTRFAAEKITDNDFYNLDTSNPIVLDFTIDNSILAQYQDPNLNKLVKFDETEMVIQIHKCGKQYLGNICIGINGVRSHIATNKDQSLEIAFNTEFLNNVGINDEEVVKICNVLYSIFQGSILVFDPIRAFDRAGEDSITVSGYELVNWLNETEHLSEKRTAKDKVKQYIEKQLHLDSPVAVSSNVNQKELRFTFSGNMELSSREVGTGYTMLYILLMELVRNKKMLIIIDEIESHLQPGLVREVMKVIKQIGNAQFIISTHSPIAIETATEEDYLYRSQKIEGACSFSGFFKHVGSDPSGSRISREICNELGVLPGDVLLSNSVIWVEGPSEVFWLRTWIKTYCEYLISQGRLNSYLLEGLHYSLLMTGGSTISHYSFEEAVISLNDIEEDTLLKVLKVNPNPFVVIDSDRTTKDSQKYKRFIRIAKELNRQNRTHYLLNDCIIDNEDNIESQTDQIPNLWILSGRELENYTHPELLKKFYSQREQHPASQISGSSSVSDWDVFSPSEGAGRILESRGLTGVATKSGTIKHKDELARYIYNNFEVKHLLKQSIIPQPNAAMIDDLTKGLDKIIAYIKKVNYL encoded by the coding sequence ATGTCGTATTTTATAAAGCAAATTTCCATTGAGCATTATAGAGGAGTAAAGAATAAACAAGTCCTTTTGCTAGCAAAAAGAAACCATGCAACATTTATTGTCGGACCGAATAACTCTGGAAAATCATTATTGGCCAGGCTCGTTCGGATTTTTCAATACAATTTGGATGGACAAGTCAAAAATACGACGAGGTTTGCCGCGGAGAAGATAACAGATAACGATTTTTATAACTTAGATACGAGCAACCCAATCGTTTTGGATTTTACTATTGATAATTCTATTCTCGCACAGTATCAAGACCCTAATTTAAATAAATTGGTGAAATTTGATGAAACAGAGATGGTCATTCAAATTCATAAATGCGGCAAGCAATATTTGGGGAATATCTGTATAGGTATAAATGGAGTCCGTTCACATATAGCAACAAATAAAGACCAATCTCTTGAAATAGCATTTAATACGGAGTTTTTAAATAACGTTGGAATTAACGACGAAGAAGTTGTGAAGATATGCAATGTTTTATATAGCATATTTCAAGGAAGTATACTGGTATTCGACCCAATTCGAGCTTTTGATCGTGCAGGTGAAGACAGTATAACCGTAAGTGGGTACGAGCTTGTGAATTGGTTGAATGAAACGGAGCACCTTTCCGAGAAAAGAACCGCAAAAGATAAAGTGAAGCAGTATATTGAAAAGCAACTTCATCTGGATTCACCTGTTGCAGTCTCATCAAATGTTAATCAGAAAGAACTGCGGTTCACCTTTAGCGGTAATATGGAGTTATCGTCCAGAGAAGTCGGAACAGGGTATACGATGTTGTATATCTTGTTAATGGAACTTGTTCGTAATAAAAAAATGTTAATAATTATTGACGAAATTGAAAGTCATCTGCAGCCGGGCCTCGTAAGAGAAGTAATGAAAGTTATAAAACAGATTGGAAACGCTCAATTTATTATTTCTACCCACTCACCTATTGCAATAGAAACAGCGACTGAAGAAGATTATTTATATCGTTCTCAAAAAATTGAAGGAGCATGTTCATTTAGTGGTTTTTTTAAACATGTCGGATCCGATCCTTCGGGTTCTAGAATTTCTAGAGAGATTTGCAATGAATTAGGGGTGCTCCCGGGAGATGTTTTATTGAGCAATAGTGTTATTTGGGTTGAGGGTCCATCTGAAGTTTTTTGGCTTCGAACTTGGATCAAAACTTATTGTGAATATCTAATTAGTCAAGGTAGGCTGAACTCTTATTTACTGGAGGGACTGCATTACTCACTACTTATGACAGGCGGTAGTACAATCTCCCATTATTCTTTTGAGGAAGCGGTAATTTCACTTAATGATATTGAAGAAGACACGTTATTAAAAGTGCTCAAAGTAAACCCTAATCCTTTTGTGGTGATCGATTCTGATCGTACAACCAAGGACTCTCAGAAGTACAAGCGATTCATAAGGATTGCAAAAGAATTAAATAGACAGAATCGGACGCATTACCTATTAAATGACTGTATTATTGATAACGAAGATAACATCGAAAGTCAAACTGATCAAATTCCAAATCTTTGGATTTTGTCAGGGAGAGAACTAGAAAACTATACTCATCCTGAACTCCTGAAAAAATTCTATTCTCAAAGGGAGCAGCATCCTGCATCCCAAATTAGCGGATCTTCGTCAGTATCAGATTGGGATGTATTTTCCCCTTCCGAAGGGGCAGGTCGCATATTAGAAAGCAGAGGGCTTACTGGAGTGGCTACAAAAAGCGGTACTATTAAGCACAAGGATGAACTTGCTAGGTACATATATAACAACTTTGAAGTTAAGCATTTATTAAAGCAAAGCATTATTCCACAGCCCAATGCTGCTATGATTGATGACCTTACTAAAGGTTTGGATAAAATCATTGCGTATATAAAAAAGGTTAATTACTTGTGA
- a CDS encoding RHS repeat-associated core domain-containing protein: MVAIKDAAGNNINTYDYDIWGNVLSKTEGMNNPYRYTGEPQDDESGLIYLRARYYVQLQGGLSRRIRLKMI, encoded by the coding sequence TTGGTTGCCATTAAGGACGCCGCGGGTAACAACATCAACACGTACGACTACGACATTTGGGGCAACGTGCTGAGCAAGACCGAAGGCATGAACAATCCATATCGCTACACAGGTGAGCCACAGGACGATGAGAGTGGATTGATTTACCTGAGGGCGAGGTACTATGTCCAGCTGCAGGGCGGTTTATCTCGCAGGATACGATTGAAGATGATTTGA